From a region of the Triticum aestivum cultivar Chinese Spring chromosome 7D, IWGSC CS RefSeq v2.1, whole genome shotgun sequence genome:
- the LOC123164098 gene encoding lupeol synthase isoform X1 gives MWKLKIAEGGPWLTSGNNHFGRETWEFDRNDAGSSEERDAVDAARAEFQKNRFRTRHSSDVLARMQLVKGNNFSLDQQQKPKGDETSVDINIATVSETLKRALRYFSAIQAHDGHWPGDFPGPLFTTATMIVVLYVTESLGTTLSSEHRKEICRYLYNRQNMDGGWGLHAEGESSMLSSALNYAALRLLGEGADDGPDMSMPKARKWIHDHGGATMIPILGKVWLSVLGVSEWSGVNPMPPELFLLPSFVPIQPGRLWSHFRMAFIPMSYLYGKKFVGPITKLVLSLREELHIHPYKKINWKQARKLCAKEDAYHPHTWLQECLSDCLYSFGEPFLACWPVSHMRRKALRQIADFLKYEDDISRYICIGSAQKALSMLCCWSENPSSDAFKRHLARVSDFLWLGEDGMKVRVCAGQSWDVAFAVQAILACDVAQEFGTTLKKAHHFIKASQIVSNPTGDFSRKYRHISKGGWAFQVADQGWQVSDCTAEALKALLLLSKFPSEIVGDQMETCRFHDAVNILLSLQNPNGGYGTWELARTYPWMENLNMTEIYADIMVEHQYVECTSSVIQALALFRQKYPGHREDEVEQCIRRATEFIEKLQNEDGSWFGSWGICFTYGTWFAIEGLSAVGQCYNNSTYIRKGCQFLLSKQLRNGGWGESHLSSTTKAYTNLDGEKSHVVNTAWAMLALMKAGQAERDPSPLHEAARLIMSMQLGNGDFPQEEMIGSFLKNGPLCYMAYRNIFPIWALGEYHRLVLCSG, from the exons ATGTGGAAGCTCAAGATCGCCGAGGGCGGCCCGTGGCTCACGAGCGGCAACAACCACTTCGGAAGAGAAACATGGGAGTTTGACCGAAATGACGCTGGATCAAGCGAAGAGCGGGATGCGGTCGACGCTGCACGGGCTGAATTCCAGAAGAACAGGTTCAGGACAAGGCACAGCTCCGATGTTTTGGCCCGCATGCAG TTAGTAAAGGGGAATAACTTCAGCCTTGACCAACAACAGAAACCAAAAGGTGATGAAACTAGTGTCGACATCAACATAGCTACGGTGTCGGAGACACTGAAAAGGGCACTCAGATACTTCTCAGCCATACAAGCGCACGATGGGCACTGGCCAGGAGATTTTCCGGGCCCTCTCTTTACCACAGCAACCATG ATCGTAGTTTTGTATGTCACGGAGTCGTTAGGTACTACGCTATCGTCAGAACACCGCAAGGAGATCTGTCGCTATTTGTACAACCGACAG AATATGGATGGAGGATGGGGACTACATGCGGAAGGCGAGAGCTCCATGCTCAGCTCAGCTCTCAACTACGCTGCTCTAAGACTACTTGGTGAGGGTGCTGATGATGGACCAGATATGTCCATGCCAAAAGCTAGGAAATGGATACATGACCATGGTGGTGCAACAATGATACCAATATTGGGAAAAGTGTGGCTTTCG GTACTTGGGGTTTCTGAATGGTCAGGTGTAAACCCTATGCCCCCAGAATTGTTCCTTCTGCCATCCTTCGTTCCTATCCAACCAG GACGGTTGTGGAGTCACTTCAGAATGGCTTTCATCCCCATGTCCTATTTATATGGCAAGAAGTTTGTTGGCCCAATAACAAAACTGGTTTTATCATTAAGGGAAGAGCTGCATATTCACCCCTACAAAAAGATTAACTGGAAGCAAGCGCGCAAATTATGCGCAAAG GAAGATGCGTATCATCCACATACCTGGCTCCAAGAATGCTTGTCCGATTGCCTTTACAGTTTCGGTGAACCTTTTCTGGCATGTTGGCCAGTTTCCCACATGAGACGAAAAGCTCTACGACAAATTGCCGATTTCCTGAAATACGAAGATGATATTTCACGGTATATCTGCATTGGCTCTGCGCAAAAG GCATTATCCATGTTATGCTGTTGGTCTGAGAATCCCAGTTCAGATGCATTCAAGCGCCACTTGGCTAGAGTTTCTGATTTCCTATGGCTCGGTGAAGATGGCATGAAAGTGCGG GTATGTGCAGGTCAGTCATGGGATGTTGCTTTTGCTGTACAAGCAATATTAGCGTGTGATGTTGCACAGGAATTTGGAACTACTCTGAAGAAAGCACACCATTTCATAAAAGCATCCCAG ATTGTCAGCAATCCTACCGGTGACTTCAGCAGAAAGTACCGTCACATCTCTAAAGGAGGATGGGCCTTCCAGGTTGCAGACCAGGGCTGGCAGGTTTCAGACTGCACAGCAGAAGCTCTCAAG GCTCTGTTACTGCTCTCAAAGTTTCCGTCAGAGATCGTGGGTGATCAGATGGAAACATGCCGCTTCCATGATGCAGTGAACATATTATTATCTTTACAG AATCCTAATGGTGGCTATGGAACTTGGGAGCTAGCTCGTACATATCCATGGATGGAG AATTTAAACATGACAGAGATATATGCAGACATCATGGTGGAGCATCA GTACGTCGAGTGTACCTCGTCGGTCATCCAAGCATTGGCCCTGTTTCGGCAAAAATACCCCGGGCATCGGGAAGATGAAGTAGAACAATGCATCAGGAGAGCGACAGAATTCATCGAGAAGTTACAGAATGAGGACGGTTCATG GTTCGGATCATGGGGTATTTGCTTCACATACGGCACGTGGTTTGCTATAGAGGGCCTATCGGCAGTTGGACAGTGTTACAATAATAGCACCTACATCCGGAAGGGTTGCCAGTTTCTATTATCAAAGCAGCTAAGGAATGGTGGATGGGGTGAGAGTCATCTTTCATCCACAACCAAG GCATACACGAACCTAGACGGGGAGAAATCACATGTAGTCAACACCGCATGGGCAATGTTGGCACTAATGAAAGCTGGACAG GCCGAACGAGATCCGTCTCCTTTGCACGAAGCTGCAAGACTTATCATGAGCATGCAACTTGGCAATGGTGACTTCCCACAGGAG GAAATGATTGGAAGTTTCTTGAAAAATGGTCCCTTGTGTTATATGGCTTATCGCAACATATTCCCCATATGGGCCCTTGGAGAGTATCATAGACTAGTACTTTGCTCTGGCTAA
- the LOC123164099 gene encoding homogentisate 1,2-dioxygenase has translation MSGSPADPRPPEPEQNGGGDGYAYLSGLGNSFSSEAVQGSLPANGHNSPLLCPLGLYAEQLSGTSFTTPRHRNLRTWMYRIKPSVTHDPFHPRDPPNPRLLADFHDPRAAIATPTQLRWRPRDADKDADLDFVDGLYTVCGAGSSFLRHGFAVHMYAANKSMDGCAFCNADGDFLIVPQQGKLLITTECGKMLVPPGEIVVIPQGFRFAVDLPDGPSRGYVSEIFGAHFQLPDLGPIGANGLASARDFLSPTAWYEQAHRPGYVIVQKYGGELFTATQDFSPFNVVAWHGNYVPYKYDLSKFCPFNTVLFDHADPSVNTVLTAPTDKPGVALLDFVIFPPRWLVAENTFRPPYYHRNCMSEFMGLIYGVYEAKADGFLPGGASLHSCMTPHGPDTKTYEATISKLGGPEANTPTRLSGTLAFMFESALIPRVCRWALESPSRDLDYYQCWIGLKSHFSHGKDGSDGPATTSSDDKDGEK, from the exons ATGTCCGGGAGCCCCGCCGACCCGCGCCCGCCGGAGCCGGAGCAGAACGGCGGAGGCGACGGGTACGCGTACCTGTCGGGGCTGGGCAACAGCTTCTCGTCGGAGGCCGTCCAGGGGTCGCTCCCGGCCAACGGCCACAACAGCCCGCTGCTCTGCCCGCTGGGCCTCTACGCCGAGCAGCTCTCCGGCACCTCCTTCACCACCCCGCGCCACCGCAACCTCCGCAC GTGGATGTACCGGATCAAGCCGTCGGTGACCCACGACCCCTTCCACCCGCGGGACCCGCCCAACCCCCGCCTCCTCGCCGACTTCCACGACCCGCGCGCCGCCATCGCCACGCCCACCCAGCTCCGATGGAGGCCCCGCGATGCGGATAAGGATGCGGACCTCGACTTCGTCGACGGCCTCTACACCGTCTGCGGCGCCGGCAGTTCCTTCCTCCGCCACGGATTCGCAGTCCACAT GTACGCCGCTAACAAGTCCATGGACGGATGCGCCTTCTGCAACGCCGACGGCGACTTCCTCATCGTGCCACAGCAAGGga AGTTGTTGATCACAACCGAGTGCGGAAAGATGTTGGTGCCACCTGGCGAGATCGTCGTCATTCCTCAGGGCTTCCGCTTCGCCGTCGACTTGCCTGACGGCCCTTCGCGTGGCTATGTTTCCGAGATCTTCGGCGCCCATTTCCAGCTCCCTGATCTTGGTCCGATCG GTGCCAACGGTTTGGCTTCGGCGAGGGATTTCCTCTCCCCCACGGCATGGTACGAGCAAGCCCACCGCCCTGGGTATGTCATAGTGCAGAAGTATGGTGGTGAGCTATTCACCGCCACACAGGATTTTTCACCGTTTAATGTGGTCGCCTGGCATGGAAATTATGTCCCATACAAG TACGACCTGAGCAAGTTCTGTCCATTTAACACTGTCCTGTTCGATCACGCCGACCCGTCAGTAAACACAG TTCTTACTGCTCCAACTGACAAGCCTGGCGTAGCATTACTTGATTTTGTGATATTCCCGCCCCGATGGCTGGTTGCCGAGAACACATTCCGCCCTCCGTACTACCATCGCAACTGCATGAGCGAGTTCATGGGACTGATCTACGGCGTATACGAG GCAAAAGCCGATGGCTTCCTCCCCGGAGGCGCGAGCCTGCACAGCTGCATGACACCCCATGGGCCGGACACCAAGACGTACGAGGCGACCATCAGCAAGCTTGGCGGACCGGAGGCCAACACGCCGACAAGGCTGAGCGGCACGCTGGCCTTCATGTTCGAGTCTGCGCTGATCCCACGCGTGTGCCGCTGGGCGCTCGAGTCACCGTCCCGGGACCTCGACTACTACCAGTGTTGGATCGGGCTCAAATCCCACTTCTCCCACGGCAAAGATGGCAGTGACGGACCTGCGACAACCAGCAGCGACGACAAGGATGGCGAGAAGTAG
- the LOC123167574 gene encoding B3 domain-containing protein Os01g0234100 isoform X1 has translation MAMIVFDAWSSSAPPPTHEHDKGLALAIIADQQNMGVDECDDPESKVDYVPLNEEELALTTIAGQQPTAADECGDPESEVDFVPLRVVRPDDEQPKHPGGRVKVCAHKPRTKKVKRTRLADSKSDKGDNFAPMGKRGRPTRAKSAKSKTWCNTEFVYGDNINISSSSESDSEGNKDADYNPTRKTGRLVRAKSVKSNMWRKPEFVYGDNLDISSSASETEGNKDDDYDPMASDIDGHPKKCARRSRGRPTRAKSAKSKMWRKPEFVNSDNINISSNGESESERNKDDDYDPTAPDADGHRQKYASSHDIRGSAFERASEVMKKLTGKGASFIKLMQPSHVDRVFWLGIPRKFCKEHLPEKDTLMTLEDEEGRSYNANYLVARDGLSGGWKNFAERHSLKVDDTLVFRLVSSEKFKVYIVRENELTTTDDNVNSKEEDPNITTGVSGTRANDDSNNEIDLVAANDDGLPSVENMRLRALASKMATVQDALKAVNEEVGELELSVKKAVQAVRRMTT, from the exons ATGGCGATGATAGTCTTCGATGCATGGAGTTCATCCGCCCCACCTCCCACGCATGAACAT GACAAGGGGCTCGCGCTCGCTATTATCGCTGACCAACAGAATATGGGGGTTGACGAATGCGATGATCCAGAGAGCAAGGTCGACTATGTACCTCTCAAT GAGGAGGAGCTCGCGCTCACCACTATTGCTGGCCAACAGCCCACGGCGGCTGACGAATGCGGTGATCCAGAGAGCGAGGTCGACTTTGTCCCTCTCAGA GTCGTGAGGCCGGATGATGAGCAGCCAAAGCATCCTGGCGGGCGGGTTAAAGTGTGTGCACATAAACCCAGGACGAAGAAA GTGAAGAGAACGCGGCTGGCAGATTCCAAGAGTGACAAGGGTGATAATTTTGCGCCAATG GGGAAGAGAGGGAGGCCGACACGCGCCAAGTCTGCTAAGAGCAAGACGTGGTGTAACACGGAGTTTGTTTACGGCGACAACATCAACATTAGTAGCAGTAGTGAGAGCGATAGCGAGGGAAACAAAGATGCTGATTATAATCCTACG AGGAAGACAGGTAGGCTGGTACGCGCCAAGTCTGTCAAGAGTAATATGTGGCGTAAACCGGAGTTTGTTTACGGTGACAACCTCGACATTAGCAGTAGTGCGAGCGAGACTGAGGGAAACAAAGATGATGATTATGATCCGATG GCATCCGACATTGATGGCCACCCAAAGAAATGTGCAAG AAGATCTCGAGGGAGGCCAACACGCGCCAAGTCAGCTAAGAGCAAGATGTGGCGTAAACCAGAGTTTGTTAACAGTGACAACATTAACATTAGTAGCAATGGTGAGAGCGAGAGCGAGAGAAACAAAGATGATGATTATGATCCAACG GCACCTGACGCTGATGGCCACCGCCAGAAATATGCAAG CTCCCATGACATACGTGGCTCTGCTTTCGAAAGAGCTTCGGAGGTAATGAAGAAATTGACAGGAAAAGGAGCAAGCTTCATCAAGCTTATGCAACCCTCACACGTCGATAGGGTTTTCTGGCTT GGTATCCCGCGTAAATTTTGCAAAGAGCATCTTCCGGAGAAAGACACTCTGATGACCCTAGAAGATGAAGAAGGACGGAGTTACAATGCAAACTACCTTGTCGCTAGGGATGGACTTAGCGGCGGGTGGAAAAACTTTGCAGAAAGGCATAGCCTTAAGGTCGACGACACCCTCGTCTTTCGACTCGTGAGCTCGGAAAAATTCAAG GTGTATATAGTAAGAGAGAATGAGCTGACGACAACTGATGATAATGTCAACTCCAAGGAGGAGGATCCAAATATTACTACCGGGGTCAGCGGCACAAGAGCCAACGACGACAGCAACAACGAGATCGACCTAGTAGCAGCCAATGATGATGGGCTGCCGTCGGTAGAGAATATGAGACTGAGAGCCCTCGCGTCAAAGATGGCGACTGTCCAGGATGCTCTCAAGGCGGTGAATGAGGAGGTGGGGGAGCTGGAGTTGAGCGTGAAGAAGGCCGTGCAGGCTGTGCGGCGGATGACAACCTGA
- the LOC123169259 gene encoding B3 domain-containing protein Os01g0234100-like has protein sequence MAMLVVMDAAAGSSSVPPSPTLHDQHDEGLALAILADQQPMAVDECDDPESEVDYVPLREEGLALATIAGQQPMAVDECDDPESEVHFVPLRVVRPEDEQQKRPGGRVKVCAHKPKMQKKKRNRPARTKSAKSNMWRKPEFVYCDNININTWPADSIPDDGDKDDNFAPTGKRGRPARAKSAKTKTWRKLGFVYSDNYSISSSESESESEGNNNDDYDPTAPDADGHPKKCARSRGRSARAKSAKSKMWRNPEFVCGDNINISSSSETEIERNNDDDYDPTTPDADGHRNKYESFQDMRGSAFERALEVNKKLPRTEASFVRRMLPSHVDRVFWMGLPRSFCRQHLPKKDTVMTLEDEEGRSYPANYLVARDGLSGGWKHFAEEHRLKVDGALVFRLVGSKKFKVYIVREGELRTTDYDVRFKEEDAEVTTSTTTCDDINNLAASEKDNVDVMISPDDSEPEGGVDGMESFSSFNILVNSVLDTNRELFSDHLRATYYKLCLAQKACLHRNLLLEEVNPKLAIGAMVQTASIAEGVRASSPASREDLAAWKKNLQALEVLGMDVAFLRERVDGLLTPSHAI, from the exons ATGGCGATGTTAGTCGTCATGGATGCTGCAGCAGGGAGTTCCTCCGTCCCACCATCTCCCACGCTTCATGATCAACAC GATGAGGGGCTCGCCCTCGCTATTCTTGCCGACCAACAGCCTATGGCGGTCGACGAATGCGATGATCCAGAGAGCGAGGTCGACTATGTACCTCTAAGA GAAGAGGGGCTCGCGCTCGCTACTATTGCTGGCCAACAGCCTATGGCGGTTGATGAATGCGATGATCCGGAGAGCGAGGTCCACTTTGTACCTCTTAGA GTCGTGAGGCCGGAGGATGAGCAGCAAAAGCGTCCCGGCGGGCGGGTTAAAGTATGTGCACATAAACCTAAAATGCAGAAA AAGAAGAGAAATAGGCCTGCACGCACCAAGTCTGCTAAGAGTAATATGTGGCGTAAACCGGAGTTTGTTTACTGTGACAACATCAACATTAATACGTGGCCGGCAGATTCCATACCCGACGACGGTGACAAGGATGATAATTTTGCGCCAACG GGGAAGAGAGGGAGGCCGGCACGCGCCAAGTCTGCAAAGACAAAGACGTGGCGAAAACTAGGGTTTGTTTACAGCGACAACTACAGCATTAGCAGCAGtgagagcgagagcgagagcgaGGGAAACAACAATGATGATTATGATCCGACG GCACCTGATGCTGATGGCCACCCAAAGAAATGTGCAAG ATCTCGAGGGAGGTCGGCACGCGCCAAGTCTGCTAAGAGCAAGATGTGGCGTAACCCGGAGTTTGTTTGCGGCGACAACATCAACATTAGTAGCAGTAGTGAGACCGAGATTGAAAGAAacaatgatgatgattatgacccGACG ACACCTGATGCTGATGGCCACCGAAACAAATATGAAAG CTTCCAAGATATGCGAGGCTCTGCTTTTGAAAGAGCTTTGGAGGTAAATAAGAAATTGCCAAGAACAGAAGCAAGCTTCGTCAGGCGTATGCTACCGTCACATGTTGACAGGGTTTTTTGGATG GGTCTCCCGCGTAGCTTTTGCAGACAGCATCTTCCAAAGAAAGATACTGTAATGACTTTAGAAGACGAGGAAGGACGCAGCTACCCTGCAAACTACCTTGTCGCAAGAGATGGTCTTAGTGGTGGTTGGAAACACTTTGCGGAAGAACATAGACTCAAGGTCGACGGCGCACTGGTCTTTCGACTCGTGGGCTCGAAAAAATTCAAG GTGTATATAGTAAGAGAGGGTGAGTTGAGAACAACAGATTATGATGTCAGGTTTAAGGAAGAGGATGCGGAGGTTACAACCAGCACAACAACCTGTGATGATATCAACAACCTGGCAGCCAGCGAAAAAGACAATGTCGACGTCATGATATCTCCAGACGATTCAGAGCCAGAGGGCGGTGTCGACGGCATGGAGAGCTTCAGCAGCTTCAACATACTCGTTAACAGTGTGCTGGACACCAACCGTGAATTGTTCTCGGACCACCTGCGCGCGACGTACTACAAGCTCTGTCTTGCCCAGAAGGCGTGCCTCCACCGGAAcctgctgcttgaggaggtaaacCCCAAGCTGGCTATCGGAGCCATGGTGCAGACCGCTAGCATCGCCGAGGGTGTCAGGGCCTCCTCGCCTGCTTCTCGTGAGGACCTTGCGGCGTGGAAGAAGAATTTGCAAGCGCTGGAGGTCCTAGGCATGGACGTGGCATTCCTGCGCGAGCGCGTTGACGGCCTCCTCACACCTTCACACGCCATCTGA
- the LOC123167574 gene encoding B3 domain-containing protein Os01g0234100 isoform X2 yields MAMIVFDAWSSSAPPPTHEHDKGLALAIIADQQNMGVDECDDPESKVDYVPLNEEELALTTIAGQQPTAADECGDPESEVDFVPLRVVRPDDEQPKHPGGRVKVCAHKPRTKKVKRTRLADSKSDKGDNFAPMGKRGRPTRAKSAKSKTWCNTEFVYGDNINISSSSESDSEGNKDADYNPTRKTGRLVRAKSVKSNMWRKPEFVYGDNLDISSSASETEGNKDDDYDPMASDIDGHPKKCARSRGRPTRAKSAKSKMWRKPEFVNSDNINISSNGESESERNKDDDYDPTAPDADGHRQKYASSHDIRGSAFERASEVMKKLTGKGASFIKLMQPSHVDRVFWLGIPRKFCKEHLPEKDTLMTLEDEEGRSYNANYLVARDGLSGGWKNFAERHSLKVDDTLVFRLVSSEKFKVYIVRENELTTTDDNVNSKEEDPNITTGVSGTRANDDSNNEIDLVAANDDGLPSVENMRLRALASKMATVQDALKAVNEEVGELELSVKKAVQAVRRMTT; encoded by the exons ATGGCGATGATAGTCTTCGATGCATGGAGTTCATCCGCCCCACCTCCCACGCATGAACAT GACAAGGGGCTCGCGCTCGCTATTATCGCTGACCAACAGAATATGGGGGTTGACGAATGCGATGATCCAGAGAGCAAGGTCGACTATGTACCTCTCAAT GAGGAGGAGCTCGCGCTCACCACTATTGCTGGCCAACAGCCCACGGCGGCTGACGAATGCGGTGATCCAGAGAGCGAGGTCGACTTTGTCCCTCTCAGA GTCGTGAGGCCGGATGATGAGCAGCCAAAGCATCCTGGCGGGCGGGTTAAAGTGTGTGCACATAAACCCAGGACGAAGAAA GTGAAGAGAACGCGGCTGGCAGATTCCAAGAGTGACAAGGGTGATAATTTTGCGCCAATG GGGAAGAGAGGGAGGCCGACACGCGCCAAGTCTGCTAAGAGCAAGACGTGGTGTAACACGGAGTTTGTTTACGGCGACAACATCAACATTAGTAGCAGTAGTGAGAGCGATAGCGAGGGAAACAAAGATGCTGATTATAATCCTACG AGGAAGACAGGTAGGCTGGTACGCGCCAAGTCTGTCAAGAGTAATATGTGGCGTAAACCGGAGTTTGTTTACGGTGACAACCTCGACATTAGCAGTAGTGCGAGCGAGACTGAGGGAAACAAAGATGATGATTATGATCCGATG GCATCCGACATTGATGGCCACCCAAAGAAATGTGCAAG ATCTCGAGGGAGGCCAACACGCGCCAAGTCAGCTAAGAGCAAGATGTGGCGTAAACCAGAGTTTGTTAACAGTGACAACATTAACATTAGTAGCAATGGTGAGAGCGAGAGCGAGAGAAACAAAGATGATGATTATGATCCAACG GCACCTGACGCTGATGGCCACCGCCAGAAATATGCAAG CTCCCATGACATACGTGGCTCTGCTTTCGAAAGAGCTTCGGAGGTAATGAAGAAATTGACAGGAAAAGGAGCAAGCTTCATCAAGCTTATGCAACCCTCACACGTCGATAGGGTTTTCTGGCTT GGTATCCCGCGTAAATTTTGCAAAGAGCATCTTCCGGAGAAAGACACTCTGATGACCCTAGAAGATGAAGAAGGACGGAGTTACAATGCAAACTACCTTGTCGCTAGGGATGGACTTAGCGGCGGGTGGAAAAACTTTGCAGAAAGGCATAGCCTTAAGGTCGACGACACCCTCGTCTTTCGACTCGTGAGCTCGGAAAAATTCAAG GTGTATATAGTAAGAGAGAATGAGCTGACGACAACTGATGATAATGTCAACTCCAAGGAGGAGGATCCAAATATTACTACCGGGGTCAGCGGCACAAGAGCCAACGACGACAGCAACAACGAGATCGACCTAGTAGCAGCCAATGATGATGGGCTGCCGTCGGTAGAGAATATGAGACTGAGAGCCCTCGCGTCAAAGATGGCGACTGTCCAGGATGCTCTCAAGGCGGTGAATGAGGAGGTGGGGGAGCTGGAGTTGAGCGTGAAGAAGGCCGTGCAGGCTGTGCGGCGGATGACAACCTGA
- the LOC123164098 gene encoding lupeol synthase isoform X2 translates to MWKLKIAEGGPWLTSGNNHFGRETWEFDRNDAGSSEERDAVDAARAEFQKNRFRTRHSSDVLARMQLVKGNNFSLDQQQKPKGDETSVDINIATVSETLKRALRYFSAIQAHDGHWPGDFPGPLFTTATMIVVLYVTESLGTTLSSEHRKEICRYLYNRQNMDGGWGLHAEGESSMLSSALNYAALRLLGEGADDGPDMSMPKARKWIHDHGGATMIPILGKVWLSVLGVSEWSGVNPMPPELFLLPSFVPIQPGRLWSHFRMAFIPMSYLYGKKFVGPITKLVLSLREELHIHPYKKINWKQARKLCAKEDAYHPHTWLQECLSDCLYSFGEPFLACWPVSHMRRKALRQIADFLKYEDDISRYICIGSAQKALSMLCCWSENPSSDAFKRHLARVSDFLWLGEDGMKVRVCAGQSWDVAFAVQAILACDVAQEFGTTLKKAHHFIKASQIVSNPTGDFSRKYRHISKGGWAFQVADQGWQVSDCTAEALKALLLLSKFPSEIVGDQMETCRFHDAVNILLSLQNPNGGYGTWELARTYPWMENLNMTEIYADIMVEHQYVECTSSVIQALALFRQKYPGHREDEVEQCIRRATEFIEKLQNEDGSWFGSWGICFTYGTWFAIEGLSAVGQCYNNSTYIRKGCQFLLSKQLRNGGWGESHLSSTTKAYTNLDGEKSHVVNTAWAMLALMKAGQENFKVQVLIQLNYEVLSN, encoded by the exons ATGTGGAAGCTCAAGATCGCCGAGGGCGGCCCGTGGCTCACGAGCGGCAACAACCACTTCGGAAGAGAAACATGGGAGTTTGACCGAAATGACGCTGGATCAAGCGAAGAGCGGGATGCGGTCGACGCTGCACGGGCTGAATTCCAGAAGAACAGGTTCAGGACAAGGCACAGCTCCGATGTTTTGGCCCGCATGCAG TTAGTAAAGGGGAATAACTTCAGCCTTGACCAACAACAGAAACCAAAAGGTGATGAAACTAGTGTCGACATCAACATAGCTACGGTGTCGGAGACACTGAAAAGGGCACTCAGATACTTCTCAGCCATACAAGCGCACGATGGGCACTGGCCAGGAGATTTTCCGGGCCCTCTCTTTACCACAGCAACCATG ATCGTAGTTTTGTATGTCACGGAGTCGTTAGGTACTACGCTATCGTCAGAACACCGCAAGGAGATCTGTCGCTATTTGTACAACCGACAG AATATGGATGGAGGATGGGGACTACATGCGGAAGGCGAGAGCTCCATGCTCAGCTCAGCTCTCAACTACGCTGCTCTAAGACTACTTGGTGAGGGTGCTGATGATGGACCAGATATGTCCATGCCAAAAGCTAGGAAATGGATACATGACCATGGTGGTGCAACAATGATACCAATATTGGGAAAAGTGTGGCTTTCG GTACTTGGGGTTTCTGAATGGTCAGGTGTAAACCCTATGCCCCCAGAATTGTTCCTTCTGCCATCCTTCGTTCCTATCCAACCAG GACGGTTGTGGAGTCACTTCAGAATGGCTTTCATCCCCATGTCCTATTTATATGGCAAGAAGTTTGTTGGCCCAATAACAAAACTGGTTTTATCATTAAGGGAAGAGCTGCATATTCACCCCTACAAAAAGATTAACTGGAAGCAAGCGCGCAAATTATGCGCAAAG GAAGATGCGTATCATCCACATACCTGGCTCCAAGAATGCTTGTCCGATTGCCTTTACAGTTTCGGTGAACCTTTTCTGGCATGTTGGCCAGTTTCCCACATGAGACGAAAAGCTCTACGACAAATTGCCGATTTCCTGAAATACGAAGATGATATTTCACGGTATATCTGCATTGGCTCTGCGCAAAAG GCATTATCCATGTTATGCTGTTGGTCTGAGAATCCCAGTTCAGATGCATTCAAGCGCCACTTGGCTAGAGTTTCTGATTTCCTATGGCTCGGTGAAGATGGCATGAAAGTGCGG GTATGTGCAGGTCAGTCATGGGATGTTGCTTTTGCTGTACAAGCAATATTAGCGTGTGATGTTGCACAGGAATTTGGAACTACTCTGAAGAAAGCACACCATTTCATAAAAGCATCCCAG ATTGTCAGCAATCCTACCGGTGACTTCAGCAGAAAGTACCGTCACATCTCTAAAGGAGGATGGGCCTTCCAGGTTGCAGACCAGGGCTGGCAGGTTTCAGACTGCACAGCAGAAGCTCTCAAG GCTCTGTTACTGCTCTCAAAGTTTCCGTCAGAGATCGTGGGTGATCAGATGGAAACATGCCGCTTCCATGATGCAGTGAACATATTATTATCTTTACAG AATCCTAATGGTGGCTATGGAACTTGGGAGCTAGCTCGTACATATCCATGGATGGAG AATTTAAACATGACAGAGATATATGCAGACATCATGGTGGAGCATCA GTACGTCGAGTGTACCTCGTCGGTCATCCAAGCATTGGCCCTGTTTCGGCAAAAATACCCCGGGCATCGGGAAGATGAAGTAGAACAATGCATCAGGAGAGCGACAGAATTCATCGAGAAGTTACAGAATGAGGACGGTTCATG GTTCGGATCATGGGGTATTTGCTTCACATACGGCACGTGGTTTGCTATAGAGGGCCTATCGGCAGTTGGACAGTGTTACAATAATAGCACCTACATCCGGAAGGGTTGCCAGTTTCTATTATCAAAGCAGCTAAGGAATGGTGGATGGGGTGAGAGTCATCTTTCATCCACAACCAAG GCATACACGAACCTAGACGGGGAGAAATCACATGTAGTCAACACCGCATGGGCAATGTTGGCACTAATGAAAGCTGGACAG GAGAACTTCAAGGTGCAGGTTCTAATTCAATTGAACTACGAAGTACTGTCGAATTAA